The Effusibacillus pohliae DSM 22757 genome has a window encoding:
- the ilvE gene encoding branched-chain-amino-acid transaminase: MQEPLVYLDGEFVPKSRAVVSVFDHGFLYGDGIFEGIRCYSGNVFRLREHIKRLYESAKSILLDIPLTPEEMESAVVETLRRNGYADAYIRLVISRGVGDLGLDPRNCIKPCIIIIAEQLKLFPQEFYEKGLSIVTVPTRRNVPDALNPKIKSLNYLNNVLVKLEAARAGVLEALMLNHEGYVCEGSGDNVFIVKDRKVTTPPTYLGALEGITRNAILDICERLGIPAEEKPFTRHDVYVADEVFLTGTAAEVIPVVEVDARVIGNGKPGPLTEMLIREFRKITTVEGTKIPELVSKAV; this comes from the coding sequence ATGCAAGAACCGTTGGTTTATCTGGATGGGGAGTTTGTACCGAAAAGCAGGGCGGTGGTGTCCGTATTCGATCACGGATTTTTGTACGGGGACGGGATTTTCGAGGGGATTCGCTGTTACTCGGGGAACGTGTTCCGGTTGCGCGAGCACATCAAACGGTTGTACGAATCGGCCAAGTCGATCCTGTTGGACATCCCGCTGACACCGGAGGAGATGGAATCGGCGGTGGTCGAAACATTGCGCCGCAACGGGTATGCGGACGCCTATATCCGGCTGGTGATTTCCCGCGGTGTCGGCGATCTCGGATTGGATCCGCGGAATTGTATCAAACCGTGCATTATCATTATCGCGGAACAACTGAAACTTTTCCCGCAAGAATTCTACGAAAAAGGGCTGTCGATCGTGACCGTGCCCACCCGCCGCAATGTGCCGGATGCGCTGAACCCGAAAATCAAATCGCTCAATTACCTGAACAACGTGCTGGTGAAACTGGAGGCGGCGCGGGCCGGCGTGCTGGAAGCTTTGATGCTGAACCACGAAGGGTATGTGTGTGAAGGATCGGGTGACAACGTGTTTATCGTGAAAGACAGGAAAGTGACAACACCGCCGACATATCTTGGTGCTTTAGAAGGGATCACCCGTAACGCGATTCTCGACATTTGCGAGAGACTCGGCATTCCGGCGGAAGAAAAGCCGTTCACCCGGCATGATGTGTATGTGGCAGATGAAGTATTTTTGACCGGGACGGCGGCGGAAGTGATTCCGGTAGTGGAAGTCGATGCCCGCGTGATCGGCAACGGCAAGCCCGGCCCGCTGACGGAGATGCTGATCCGCGAATTCCGCAAGATCACGACGGTCGAGGGCACCAAGATCCCGGAACTTGTTTCAAAAGCCGTGTAG